A single genomic interval of Mycolicibacterium sp. MU0053 harbors:
- a CDS encoding glutathione S-transferase family protein: protein MSDSYVAAGGEFDRDTDYITSRITADGRDGYPVEPGRYRLIVARACPWANRAIIVRRLLGLEDVLSIGFCGPTHDKLSWTFDLDPGGVDPVLQIPRLRDAYLKRFPDYPKGITVPAIVDVTTGAVVTNDFAQLTLDLSTQWSAHHRPGAPQLYPESLRAEIDEVAKRIYTEVNNGVYRCGFAGSQQAYDAAYDRLFTALDWLSARLSTRRYLVGDTITEADVRLFTTLARFDAVYHGHFKCNRHKLAELPVLWAYARDLFQTPGFGDTTDFVQIKQHYYIVHADVNPTQIVPKGPELAGWLTPHGREELGGRPFGDGTAPGPTAEAERVPAGHGAGPS, encoded by the coding sequence ATGTCTGATTCCTACGTCGCCGCCGGCGGCGAGTTCGACCGCGACACCGACTACATCACCAGTCGCATCACCGCCGACGGACGCGACGGCTACCCGGTGGAACCCGGCCGGTACCGGCTGATCGTCGCGCGGGCCTGCCCCTGGGCCAACCGCGCCATCATCGTGCGCCGCCTGCTGGGGCTCGAAGACGTGCTGTCCATTGGCTTTTGTGGGCCCACCCACGACAAGCTCAGTTGGACGTTCGACCTCGATCCCGGCGGCGTCGATCCGGTATTGCAGATCCCGCGGTTGCGTGACGCCTACCTCAAGCGGTTTCCGGACTATCCGAAGGGCATCACGGTTCCGGCGATCGTGGACGTGACCACCGGCGCGGTGGTCACCAACGACTTCGCACAGCTGACGCTGGACCTGTCCACGCAGTGGTCGGCCCATCACCGCCCGGGTGCCCCGCAGCTGTATCCCGAGTCGCTGCGCGCCGAGATCGACGAGGTGGCCAAAAGGATCTACACCGAGGTCAACAACGGCGTCTACCGCTGTGGCTTCGCCGGCAGTCAGCAGGCCTACGACGCGGCCTACGACCGGTTGTTCACCGCGTTGGACTGGCTCAGCGCACGGTTGAGCACGCGGCGATATCTGGTCGGCGACACCATCACCGAGGCCGACGTGCGATTGTTCACCACGCTGGCCCGGTTCGACGCGGTCTATCACGGACATTTCAAGTGCAACCGGCACAAGCTCGCGGAACTGCCGGTGCTCTGGGCCTACGCCCGCGACCTGTTCCAGACGCCGGGCTTCGGCGACACCACCGACTTCGTGCAGATCAAGCAGCACTATTACATCGTGCACGCCGACGTCAACCCGACCCAGATCGTGCCCAAGGGCCCGGAGCTGGCGGGCTGGCTCACGCCGCACGGACGAGAAGAACTGGGCGGCAGGCCATTCGGCGACGGCACCGCGCCGGGTCCGACGGCCGAGGCCGAGCGGGTGCCCGCGGGACACGGGGCCGGTCCGTCGTAG
- a CDS encoding deoxyribonuclease IV, with translation MALLGAHVDSTDPLAAAEARGAQVVQFFLGDPQGWKKPPEHPHAAALRDSDVAVYIHSPYVINIASTNNRIRIPSRKILHQHAEAAAAIGAKGLVVHGGHVTAKDDPQAGIENWRKLFERAEESGGFPLPILIENTAGGDNAMARRFDRLAMLWDAVGQYEPGFVLDTCHAWAGGEELADIADRVKAITGRIDLVHANNSRDAFGSGADRHANFDSGTFDSDLIASVCRDARCDVIIETPSDGHADDLEFLRKRLS, from the coding sequence ATGGCTCTGCTAGGTGCGCACGTCGACTCCACTGATCCGCTGGCCGCCGCCGAGGCCCGCGGCGCGCAGGTGGTCCAGTTCTTCCTCGGCGATCCGCAAGGGTGGAAGAAGCCGCCGGAGCATCCGCACGCCGCGGCCCTGCGCGACAGCGACGTCGCGGTCTACATCCATTCGCCGTACGTCATCAACATCGCCTCGACCAACAACCGGATCCGGATTCCGAGCCGCAAGATCCTGCACCAGCACGCCGAGGCCGCCGCGGCCATCGGCGCCAAGGGGCTGGTCGTGCACGGCGGTCACGTCACCGCCAAGGACGATCCGCAGGCCGGAATCGAGAACTGGCGCAAGCTTTTCGAGCGCGCCGAGGAATCCGGTGGGTTTCCGTTGCCGATTCTGATCGAGAACACCGCCGGCGGCGACAACGCGATGGCGCGCCGATTCGACCGGCTGGCGATGTTGTGGGACGCCGTGGGCCAGTACGAGCCGGGATTCGTCTTGGACACCTGCCACGCATGGGCCGGCGGCGAGGAACTCGCCGACATCGCCGACCGGGTGAAGGCGATCACCGGGCGCATCGACCTGGTGCACGCCAACAACTCGCGGGACGCCTTCGGCTCGGGCGCCGACCGGCACGCCAACTTCGACTCCGGGACCTTCGATTCGGACCTGATCGCCTCGGTGTGCCGGGACGCCCGCTGCGACGTCATCATCGAGACCCCATCCGACGGTCACGCCGACGATCTGGAATTCCTGCGAAAGAGGCTGTCCTAG
- a CDS encoding DUF2771 domain-containing protein, producing MNRILTVLAGVAVVLVAAAAGVGAWVLTRDDGPSLPEISAFTHGHLERVGPYLYCNVVDLNDCQDGGHQGELTVNHSDPVQLSVPAAIGAAPWRLILAYEEIDQDQIYTFSPGEQLAVTIATVDPQRGRLTGFAVQLPTLVELDGELREIPHAEWSVRTVWQQREGTEADPES from the coding sequence ATGAACAGGATCTTGACCGTGCTCGCCGGCGTCGCGGTGGTGCTGGTCGCCGCAGCCGCGGGGGTGGGCGCCTGGGTGCTGACCCGCGACGACGGCCCGTCGCTGCCGGAGATCAGCGCGTTCACCCACGGCCACCTGGAGCGCGTGGGCCCGTACCTGTACTGCAACGTGGTCGACCTCAACGACTGTCAGGACGGCGGCCACCAGGGCGAGCTGACGGTCAATCACAGCGACCCGGTCCAGCTTTCGGTACCTGCGGCCATCGGCGCCGCACCCTGGCGGCTGATCCTGGCCTACGAGGAAATCGATCAGGACCAGATCTACACGTTCTCGCCCGGCGAGCAGCTCGCCGTCACCATCGCCACGGTGGATCCGCAGCGGGGCCGCCTGACCGGATTCGCCGTCCAGCTCCCGACGCTGGTCGAGTTGGACGGCGAGCTGCGGGAGATCCCGCACGCCGAGTGGTCGGTCCGCACCGTCTGGCAGCAGCGCGAGGGCACCGAAGCCGACCCCGAAAGCTGA
- a CDS encoding MFS transporter, with product MANYPSDPPRTASSGNRYLPPLDDERRTGRPTPPPDASATGRDDDRITVTRAAAMRSREMGTRMYGLVHRAATADGADKSGLTALTWPVVANFAVDAAMAVALANTLFFAAATAESKSRVALYLLITIAPFAVIAPLIGPALDRLQHGRRVALAGSFALRTVLAVVLIANYDAATGSFPSWVLYPCALGMMVLSKSFTVLRSAVTPRVMPPSIDLVRVNSRLTMFGLLGGTIVGGGIAAGVEYGLTTLFHLPGALFVLVAGSLAGIWLSMQIPSWVEVTAGEVPATLSYHDSDQHGEALRRRQPLGRNVITALWGNCTVKAMVGFLFLYPAFVAKSHDASGWEQLAILGLIGAAAGVGNFAGNFTAARLKLGRPAVLVVRCAIAVTAVALLAAFTGNLLVVAVATLVTSGASAIAKASLDASLQHDLPEESRASAFGRSESVLQLAWVLGGAIGVLVYTDLWIGFTAISAVLIPALAQTVLSFHGASLIPGLGGNRPVMVEQDGAVRAESRLSRPEYQAGYRE from the coding sequence CTGGCGAACTATCCGAGCGACCCGCCGCGCACGGCCTCCAGCGGCAACCGCTACCTCCCGCCGCTGGACGACGAGCGCCGCACCGGACGCCCGACGCCGCCACCGGACGCCTCGGCAACCGGCCGCGACGACGACCGCATCACCGTGACCCGGGCGGCCGCCATGCGCAGCCGCGAGATGGGCACCCGGATGTACGGGCTGGTGCACCGGGCGGCGACTGCCGACGGCGCCGACAAGTCCGGCCTGACCGCGCTGACGTGGCCGGTGGTGGCCAACTTCGCGGTGGATGCCGCGATGGCCGTGGCGCTGGCCAACACGTTGTTCTTCGCCGCGGCGACCGCCGAATCCAAGAGTCGGGTGGCGCTGTACCTGCTGATCACGATCGCGCCGTTCGCCGTCATCGCGCCGCTCATCGGCCCGGCGCTGGACCGCCTGCAGCACGGGCGGCGGGTGGCGCTGGCGGGCTCCTTCGCCCTGCGCACCGTCCTGGCGGTGGTGCTGATCGCCAACTACGACGCCGCCACCGGCAGCTTCCCGTCCTGGGTGCTCTACCCGTGCGCGTTGGGGATGATGGTGCTGTCCAAGTCGTTCACGGTGTTGCGCAGCGCGGTCACCCCCCGGGTGATGCCACCGTCGATCGACCTGGTGCGGGTCAACTCCCGACTGACCATGTTCGGCCTGCTCGGCGGCACCATCGTGGGTGGCGGCATCGCGGCCGGGGTGGAGTACGGCCTGACCACGCTGTTCCACCTGCCCGGGGCGTTGTTCGTGTTGGTGGCCGGCTCGCTCGCGGGGATCTGGCTGTCGATGCAGATCCCGAGCTGGGTGGAGGTCACCGCCGGCGAGGTCCCGGCCACCCTGAGCTACCACGACTCCGACCAGCACGGCGAGGCGCTGCGCCGCCGACAACCATTGGGCCGCAACGTCATCACCGCACTGTGGGGCAACTGCACGGTCAAGGCGATGGTCGGGTTCCTGTTCCTGTATCCGGCGTTCGTCGCCAAATCGCACGACGCCAGCGGCTGGGAGCAGCTGGCCATCCTGGGGCTGATCGGCGCGGCCGCGGGGGTGGGCAACTTCGCCGGTAACTTCACCGCGGCGCGGCTGAAGCTGGGGCGCCCGGCGGTGCTGGTGGTGCGCTGCGCGATCGCGGTCACCGCCGTGGCGCTGCTCGCGGCGTTCACCGGCAACCTGCTGGTGGTGGCGGTCGCCACGCTGGTGACCTCGGGGGCGAGCGCGATCGCCAAGGCCTCGCTGGATGCGTCACTGCAACACGATCTGCCCGAGGAGTCCCGGGCCTCCGCGTTCGGCCGCTCCGAGTCGGTGCTGCAGCTCGCCTGGGTGCTCGGCGGGGCCATCGGCGTGTTGGTCTACACCGATCTGTGGATCGGGTTCACCGCGATCAGCGCGGTGCTGATCCCGGCCCTGGCCCAGACCGTGCTCAGTTTCCACGGCGCCTCGTTGATCCCCGGTCTCGGCGGCAACCGCCCGGTCATGGTGGAGCAGGACGGCGCCGTCCGTGCCGAGTCGCGGTTGTCGCGGCCGGAATATCAGGCGGGATATCGCGAATGA
- a CDS encoding DUF3027 domain-containing protein gives MDSATETTERVTEQPGTEHSAEVTEALAAVLNGAVDAAREAVEEFSGGAVGEYLGVSYEDPSAATHRFLATLPGYRGWQWAVVVAAYPGATRATISEVVLVPGPTALLAPEWVPWEQRVRVGDLGPGDLLAPPADDPRLVPGYLLSGDPAVDETAAEIGLGRRRVMSAWGRADAAQRWHDGEFGPSSAMARSTKRVCRDCGYLLPMAGSLGTMFGVCGNELAADGRVVDFSYGCGAHSDTPAPAGAGSPQFDPYDDGVLDVAANPDAVPSDEAPGEFLAANPVPPPL, from the coding sequence ATGGACAGCGCGACCGAAACCACCGAACGAGTTACAGAGCAGCCCGGCACCGAACACAGTGCCGAGGTGACCGAGGCCTTGGCGGCCGTGCTCAACGGCGCGGTCGACGCTGCCCGCGAGGCGGTCGAGGAGTTCAGCGGCGGCGCCGTTGGGGAGTATCTCGGCGTCAGCTACGAGGATCCGAGCGCGGCCACCCACCGCTTCCTGGCCACCCTGCCGGGCTATCGCGGCTGGCAGTGGGCCGTCGTGGTCGCCGCCTACCCCGGCGCGACCCGCGCCACCATCAGCGAGGTCGTCCTGGTACCGGGTCCGACGGCGCTGCTGGCCCCCGAGTGGGTGCCGTGGGAACAGCGGGTCCGGGTCGGTGACCTGGGCCCCGGTGACCTGTTGGCCCCGCCCGCCGACGATCCGCGGCTGGTCCCCGGGTATCTGCTCAGCGGTGATCCCGCGGTCGACGAAACCGCGGCCGAGATCGGCCTGGGCCGGCGTCGGGTGATGAGCGCGTGGGGCCGTGCCGATGCCGCACAGCGCTGGCACGACGGGGAATTCGGCCCCTCCTCGGCGATGGCCCGGTCCACCAAGCGGGTGTGCCGCGACTGCGGATACCTGCTGCCGATGGCCGGATCGCTGGGCACCATGTTCGGGGTGTGCGGCAACGAGTTGGCCGCCGACGGACGCGTCGTGGACTTCAGCTACGGCTGCGGTGCGCATTCGGACACCCCGGCCCCGGCCGGTGCGGGTTCACCGCAGTTCGACCCGTACGACGACGGCGTGCTCGACGTCGCGGCCAACCCCGACGCGGTGCCGTCGGACGAGGCCCCCGGTGAGTTCCTGGCGGCTAACCCCGTTCCGCCGCCGCTTTGA
- a CDS encoding SRPBCC family protein has translation MAAPLLQAEIDINAPLPKVWELISDVSRMPEWSPQCRLMKPLGPVRPGTRTLNLNRRKFLFWPTTCTVTEVVPEQKLAFKVDANRTVWSYELEPTAGGGTRVVESRHAENGTTAVSNLLVDKLMGGVPSFEQELIEGMNASLERIKAAAERG, from the coding sequence ATGGCCGCGCCCCTGTTGCAAGCCGAAATCGACATCAACGCACCGCTGCCCAAGGTCTGGGAGCTGATCTCGGACGTCAGCCGAATGCCGGAGTGGAGCCCGCAGTGTCGGCTGATGAAACCGCTGGGACCGGTGCGACCGGGCACCCGCACCCTGAACCTCAACCGCCGCAAGTTCCTGTTCTGGCCGACCACCTGCACCGTGACCGAGGTGGTCCCGGAGCAGAAGTTGGCGTTCAAGGTCGACGCCAACCGGACGGTGTGGAGCTACGAACTGGAACCGACCGCGGGAGGCGGCACCCGCGTCGTCGAGTCGCGCCATGCCGAAAACGGCACCACCGCGGTGTCGAATCTGCTCGTCGACAAGCTGATGGGTGGCGTGCCGAGCTTCGAGCAGGAACTCATCGAAGGGATGAACGCCTCGCTCGAGCGGATCAAAGCGGCGGCGGAACGGGGTTAG
- a CDS encoding DUF2530 domain-containing protein, which translates to MPPVPPEAPAPPPLPAALTEPWRVIAAGALLWLAATVAAFTVPALEDWRPICLAGLATGVIGTSVFLWQRSAARRGARGAQTGLTD; encoded by the coding sequence ATGCCCCCCGTGCCACCCGAAGCTCCCGCACCACCGCCGCTGCCGGCGGCACTGACCGAGCCCTGGCGCGTCATCGCGGCCGGGGCGTTGCTATGGCTGGCGGCTACGGTGGCGGCGTTCACCGTGCCCGCACTCGAAGATTGGCGACCGATCTGCCTGGCCGGCCTGGCCACCGGCGTGATCGGCACCTCGGTCTTCCTGTGGCAGCGCAGCGCCGCCCGCCGCGGGGCCCGCGGCGCGCAGACCGGACTCACCGATTGA
- a CDS encoding MarR family winged helix-turn-helix transcriptional regulator: MKDVDSRLVGDLSLAVIRLARQLRFRRPDSPVSLSQLSALATLEKEGAMTPGALAIRERVRPPSMTRVIAALAETGLVVRTPHPVDGRQVLVSVSDSGLELLSAERQESQAWLQRRVATLNSDERAVLLRAANLMSVIVDESA; the protein is encoded by the coding sequence GTGAAGGATGTCGACAGTCGGCTCGTGGGGGACCTTTCGCTCGCGGTGATCCGGCTGGCCCGGCAATTGCGTTTCCGGCGCCCCGATTCGCCGGTGTCGCTGTCCCAGCTGTCGGCGTTGGCGACGCTGGAAAAAGAAGGTGCGATGACACCGGGTGCGCTGGCGATCCGCGAACGCGTCCGTCCGCCGTCGATGACCAGGGTCATTGCGGCGTTGGCCGAGACGGGCCTGGTGGTGCGCACCCCGCACCCGGTCGACGGCAGGCAGGTCCTGGTCTCGGTCTCCGACAGCGGCTTGGAGCTGCTGTCGGCCGAGCGGCAGGAGAGCCAGGCCTGGCTGCAGCGCCGGGTGGCGACACTGAACTCCGATGAACGTGCGGTCCTGCTGCGGGCAGCCAATCTGATGTCGGTCATCGTCGACGAAAGCGCGTGA
- a CDS encoding TrmH family RNA methyltransferase: MSVNVIDVDHPGDSRLDDFRDLNSVDRRPDLPTGRGLVIAEGVLVVQRMLASRFEPHALLGTARRLDELRADLDCPANAAIPYYRVTAEVMADVVGFHLNRGVLAAARRPAALTLGEVVEDARTVVVLEGVNDHENLGSIFRNAAGLGVDAVIFGTGCADPLYRRAVRVSMGHALLVPFARAPRWPADLQALRDGGFRLLAMTPGAGSVPAAQAMAEATGDRVAILVGAEGPGLTETAMRVSDARVRIPMARGTDSLNVATAAAIAFYERVRAGG, from the coding sequence GTGAGCGTCAACGTCATTGACGTCGACCACCCGGGCGATTCGCGGTTGGACGATTTCCGCGACCTCAACTCGGTGGATCGGCGCCCGGATCTGCCCACCGGGCGTGGGCTGGTGATCGCCGAGGGCGTGCTGGTGGTCCAACGCATGCTGGCCTCCCGGTTCGAGCCGCACGCGCTGCTGGGGACCGCGCGCCGGCTCGACGAACTGCGGGCCGACCTCGACTGCCCGGCGAATGCGGCCATCCCGTACTACCGGGTCACCGCCGAGGTGATGGCCGACGTGGTGGGCTTCCATCTGAACCGGGGCGTGTTGGCGGCCGCGCGTCGGCCCGCGGCGTTGACGCTGGGCGAGGTGGTCGAGGACGCTCGCACGGTCGTGGTGCTGGAGGGGGTCAACGACCATGAGAACCTCGGGTCGATCTTCCGCAACGCGGCCGGGTTGGGCGTCGACGCGGTGATCTTCGGAACCGGCTGCGCCGACCCGCTGTATCGGCGCGCGGTGCGGGTCTCGATGGGCCATGCGCTGCTGGTGCCGTTCGCCAGGGCGCCGCGCTGGCCGGCGGACCTGCAGGCGTTGCGCGACGGCGGTTTCCGGCTGTTGGCCATGACCCCGGGTGCGGGTTCGGTGCCGGCGGCGCAGGCCATGGCCGAGGCCACCGGAGACCGGGTGGCGATTCTGGTCGGCGCCGAGGGCCCGGGCCTGACCGAGACCGCGATGCGGGTCAGCGACGCCCGGGTGCGCATCCCGATGGCCCGCGGCACCGATTCACTCAACGTCGCCACGGCCGCGGCGATCGCGTTCTATGAGCGGGTGCGGGCGGGCGGTTAG
- a CDS encoding DUF2537 domain-containing protein encodes MTEEPTPWGTGLTAAAFAAAVIAAAIVVLSLGLIRVHPLLAVGLNLVAVGGLAPTVWGWRRIPVVRWFVLGSAVGVAGGWLGLLALAVGG; translated from the coding sequence GTGACTGAGGAACCCACCCCCTGGGGCACCGGGCTGACCGCGGCGGCCTTCGCCGCGGCCGTCATCGCGGCCGCGATCGTGGTGTTGAGCCTCGGCTTGATCCGGGTGCACCCGCTGCTGGCGGTGGGCCTGAATCTGGTGGCCGTCGGCGGGTTGGCGCCCACGGTGTGGGGTTGGCGCCGGATTCCGGTGGTGCGCTGGTTCGTCCTGGGCAGTGCGGTCGGCGTGGCCGGCGGCTGGCTGGGGCTGCTGGCGTTGGCCGTCGGGGGTTGA
- the sepH gene encoding septation protein SepH — protein MRDLKVVGLDVDGRHILCEEDEATGTPSKFRLRVDDRLRAAVRGDAAQAGQTQIEVRSVLRPKEIQSRIRAGASVEQLAEASGVDPAKIERFAHPVLLERSRAAELATAAHPVLTDGPSVLTLLESVTTALVNRGLNPDSTTWDSWRNEDGRWTVQLAWKAGCSDNVAHFRYVPGAHGGTVTALDETATELIDPDFDRPLRPVAPLAQLAFDHPEPTPAAPAPAPEPTRPAEEARPARAKRSRPAVPAWEDVLLGVRSSGDR, from the coding sequence ATGCGAGATCTGAAGGTTGTTGGACTCGATGTCGACGGCAGGCACATCCTCTGCGAGGAGGACGAGGCCACCGGCACGCCCAGCAAGTTCCGGTTGCGGGTCGACGACCGGCTCCGCGCGGCGGTGCGCGGCGACGCCGCGCAGGCCGGCCAGACACAAATCGAGGTCAGAAGCGTGTTGCGTCCCAAGGAGATTCAATCCCGGATCCGTGCCGGCGCCTCCGTCGAGCAGCTGGCCGAGGCCAGCGGGGTGGATCCGGCCAAGATCGAGCGCTTCGCCCACCCCGTGCTGCTGGAACGCTCGAGGGCCGCGGAACTGGCGACCGCCGCACATCCGGTGCTCACCGACGGGCCATCGGTCCTGACGCTGCTCGAATCGGTCACCACGGCGCTGGTGAACCGCGGCCTGAACCCCGACTCCACCACCTGGGATTCGTGGCGCAACGAGGACGGCCGCTGGACCGTGCAGCTGGCCTGGAAGGCGGGCTGCTCGGACAACGTCGCGCATTTCCGCTACGTCCCCGGCGCGCATGGCGGCACCGTCACCGCACTCGATGAGACCGCCACCGAGCTGATCGATCCCGACTTCGACCGGCCCCTGCGTCCGGTCGCCCCGCTGGCGCAGCTGGCCTTCGATCACCCGGAGCCAACCCCGGCCGCGCCCGCACCGGCACCCGAGCCGACCCGGCCCGCCGAGGAGGCCCGCCCGGCCCGCGCCAAGCGGTCCCGGCCCGCGGTGCCCGCGTGGGAAGACGTCCTGCTCGGGGTGCGCTCCAGCGGCGACCGCTGA
- the serC gene encoding phosphoserine transaminase, which produces MADQLTIPDHLKPADGRFGCGPSKVRDAQLEALVSKGAALFGTSHRQAPVKNLVGRVRDGVRALFSVPDGYEVILGNGGSTAFWDAAAFGLIDQRSLHLTFGEFSAKFASAVAKNPFVGEPIIVKADPGGAPRPQSDPSVDVIAWAHNETSTGVAVPVTRPEGAADKLIVIDATSGAGGLPVDINDVDAYYFAPQKNFASDGGLWLAIMSPAALARVEAIKESGRWVPEFLSLPIAVDNSLKNQTYNTPAIGTLLLMAEQLDWLNGNGGLDWAVKRTADSSQRLYSWAEGTSFATPFVTDPALRSQVVGTIDFNDEVDAAAVAKVLRANGIVDTEPYRKLGRNQLRVAMFPAVDPDDVSALTACVDWVVERL; this is translated from the coding sequence ATGGCTGATCAGTTGACGATTCCAGACCACCTCAAGCCCGCCGACGGCAGATTCGGGTGTGGACCGTCAAAGGTACGCGATGCGCAGCTGGAGGCGCTGGTCAGCAAGGGTGCCGCGCTGTTCGGGACCTCGCACCGCCAGGCCCCGGTGAAGAACCTGGTGGGCCGGGTGCGCGACGGCGTGCGGGCGCTGTTCTCGGTTCCCGACGGCTACGAGGTGATCCTGGGCAACGGCGGCTCGACCGCGTTCTGGGATGCCGCCGCCTTCGGTCTGATCGATCAGCGCTCACTGCACCTGACCTTCGGCGAATTCAGCGCGAAGTTCGCATCCGCGGTCGCCAAGAACCCGTTCGTCGGCGAGCCGATCATCGTCAAGGCCGATCCGGGCGGGGCGCCGCGGCCGCAGTCCGACCCGTCGGTGGACGTCATCGCCTGGGCGCACAACGAGACCTCGACCGGCGTCGCCGTCCCGGTGACCCGGCCAGAAGGCGCTGCCGACAAGCTGATCGTCATCGACGCCACCTCCGGCGCCGGCGGGCTGCCCGTCGACATCAACGACGTCGACGCCTACTACTTCGCCCCGCAGAAGAACTTCGCCAGCGACGGCGGCCTGTGGCTGGCCATCATGTCGCCGGCCGCGTTGGCCCGCGTCGAGGCGATCAAGGAATCCGGCCGCTGGGTGCCCGAATTCCTGTCGCTGCCGATCGCCGTCGACAACAGCCTGAAGAACCAGACCTACAACACCCCCGCGATCGGGACGCTGTTGCTGATGGCCGAGCAACTGGACTGGCTCAACGGCAACGGCGGACTCGACTGGGCCGTCAAGCGCACCGCGGACTCATCCCAACGGCTGTATTCCTGGGCGGAGGGCACCTCGTTCGCCACGCCGTTCGTCACCGATCCGGCGCTACGCTCGCAGGTGGTGGGCACGATCGACTTCAACGACGAGGTCGACGCGGCCGCGGTCGCCAAGGTCCTGCGGGCCAACGGCATCGTCGACACCGAGCCGTACCGCAAGCTCGGGCGCAACCAGCTGCGGGTCGCGATGTTCCCGGCCGTGGACCCTGATGACGTCAGCGCGCTGACCGCGTGTGTCGATTGGGTGGTCGAGCGGCTTTGA
- a CDS encoding AurF N-oxygenase family protein, translating to MARTKMIRRWRRNMEVRDDQPYVDMLTTLSEGSVRRNFNPYTDIDWDSPEFAVIPDDPRWVLPATDPLGRHPWYQAQPVARQIEIGMWRQANVAKVGLHFESILIRGLMNYAFWVPNGSPEYRYCLHESVEECNHTMMFQEMVNRIGADVPGMPRLLKWLSTFIPLAAGPLPIVFFFGVLAGEEPIDHTQKNVLREGRNLHPIMERVMAIHVAEEARHISFAHEYLRKRVPMMRARKRFMLSLHVPIIMRTLCSAILKPPRSFWREFDIPKSVKREVFFRSPEARQMLSEVFADVRMLCHDTGLMNPMARLMWRICKIDGEPSRYRSEPRRAHLPTVEKIPA from the coding sequence ATGGCACGTACGAAGATGATTCGACGGTGGCGTCGCAACATGGAAGTTCGCGACGACCAGCCCTATGTCGACATGCTCACCACACTGTCCGAGGGGTCGGTGCGGCGAAACTTCAATCCGTACACCGACATCGACTGGGATTCGCCGGAATTCGCCGTGATCCCCGACGACCCGCGCTGGGTACTGCCCGCCACCGATCCGCTGGGTCGGCACCCCTGGTACCAGGCCCAGCCGGTCGCGCGGCAGATCGAGATCGGGATGTGGCGCCAGGCCAACGTCGCCAAGGTGGGTCTGCACTTCGAGTCGATCCTGATCCGCGGGCTGATGAACTACGCGTTCTGGGTGCCCAACGGCTCCCCGGAGTACCGCTACTGTCTGCACGAATCGGTCGAAGAGTGCAACCACACCATGATGTTCCAGGAGATGGTGAACCGCATCGGCGCCGACGTCCCCGGCATGCCGCGGCTGCTCAAGTGGCTCTCGACCTTCATCCCGCTGGCCGCGGGCCCGCTGCCGATCGTGTTCTTCTTCGGTGTGCTCGCCGGCGAGGAGCCCATCGACCACACCCAGAAGAACGTCTTGCGCGAGGGCCGCAACCTGCATCCGATCATGGAACGGGTGATGGCGATCCACGTCGCCGAGGAAGCCCGGCACATCTCGTTCGCCCACGAGTACCTGCGCAAGCGGGTGCCGATGATGCGGGCGCGCAAGCGGTTCATGCTCTCGCTGCACGTCCCGATCATCATGCGGACGCTGTGTTCGGCGATCCTCAAGCCGCCGCGCAGCTTCTGGCGGGAATTCGACATTCCCAAGTCGGTCAAGCGCGAGGTGTTCTTCCGCTCGCCCGAGGCCCGGCAGATGCTCTCCGAGGTCTTCGCCGACGTGCGGATGCTGTGCCACGACACCGGGTTGATGAACCCAATGGCGCGGCTGATGTGGCGGATCTGCAAGATTGACGGCGAACCTTCCCGTTACCGCAGCGAACCGCGGCGGGCGCACCTGCCGACTGTCGAGAAGATTCCCGCCTAA